In the genome of Vicingus serpentipes, the window TTGTTTTTGTTGTTACCAAAACAAAAAAACATCAGTCATATCTTAACCAATAAAAATGGCTTTTATTTTACAGATTTGAACGAAGAAGTGATGATTGAAAGTATTAATCATCAGAAAGAAAAAAGGCAAGAACGCATAAGTGAAGCAAAGAAATTTTCTTATGGTAATTTAGCAACTCAAATTATAGCCTTAAGTGAAATTTAAAGATTGGAAAATATGGCTGAAATCCAAACCGTGGATTTTAAAATGGTTTATCATTGTGGTACTTTTACGACCAATTATTGATAACCTTTATTTTCTAAAAAACATTTCTCCATTTTTATCGCCACTTTATATTGTGGGAGTCTTAACTCCTGTTTTGGTTCTTATAGTTATAGCTAAACTTCCAAAACCCAAAAGAACCAAGTTGGATAAATATTTTAATATTTGGTCGGTTTTTATATTGTTGGGTACTTTTTTTGTTATTCTTTTCGATCCACTTTCAGCTATTTCATTTGAATTTTTATTGAAATTAACCATCCCAATTTACCTCTATTATTTTGCTCGAAGGTTTATCCAATCTAAAAAGGATTTAGATGGAATTTTAACTACATTTTTATACTCTGGAGCATTTGTAGCAGCTATTCTTATTTATGAGTTAGTTTTCGGAGCCATAAGAGTAGTTGAAAGTAGAGGTATGGAAAGAATACAAGGGAGTTTTGGTGATGTAGTTAGTTATGGTATTTACTTAGCTTTTTGTTTTTTAATTGCTACCTACTTTTACTTTTCACGCAAGGGTGAAATTCCTAAAATAAAGCGAACTAGAACAGTTATTATCGTTGGAGTTTTGTGTGTGTTAACTTTGGTTAATATTCATCACATTGCATCTTATACTATCTTTTTCGGAATCTTGTTATTGTTTATGGTGTTTAATTTTAAAGCCAATAAAGGTGCAGCAATAAGTTTATCTGTTTTGGTGTTTTTAATTTTTTACCTTTTTGGTCAACCCATTATCGAAGAAAAAATAGCACCCTTACTAGAAACTGATATTGAGGTTTATGAAGGAGAACAAGAGTCTGGACGATTAATGCATGGTAGAGTAGGGCGTTGGACTGCAATGTTTGAAACCTTTACTAACGAAAATGTATTTGCACAATTTTTTGGATACCCAACAACTTTAAAATATTCATTTCATTATGTAGGAGTAGGGTCGCACAACGATTATGTAAGAATGTTGTTCTTGTCAGGTTATTTTGGGTTGTTTTATTACATCACTTTATTAGTAATATTTTATAATCGTGCAAAGAAATTAAAGAATGCTACCAAGTATTTAGCCTTTGGAACACTCGGAATTTTAGTTCTGTTTTCAATTAGTATTGTGCCTACTTATTACCCTCCATTTATGTATGTGGTAATGTGTGTGTTTGCCTATGTGGCTTTACCTAAACAAATGCAAACATAATGGAACATAAACCAACCATATTGATTTTAGGTAAATTGCCTCCACCTTTAATGGGACCAGCTATTGCTACACAAATTATTCTTAATTCATCATTAAAAAATCAGTTTAAACTCATCCATTTTGATACAAGAATAAATGCAGAAGTTGCCACGATGGGTAAATGGAGTTTTTCTAAATTTTTTAAAAGTATAACCTTATACAAACGTTATAAATCAATTGTTAAAGAGCAAAAGCCAGATGTAATATTGGTACCCATTAGCCAAACTACAATGGGGTTTGTAAAAGATGCGCCATTCATTTTCATAGGAGCAAAATATGCTAAAGTTATTGTTCAATTAAGAGGAAGTAATTTTAAGAATTGGCTTTCGGCTGCAGGAAATTCGACTAATAATTTTGTAAGGAAAACCCTAAAAAAATGTGAGGGAGTTATTGTTTTAGGAAAAAACTTAAAACATTTATTTGAAGATTTTTTTACCGAAGAACAGATTTTTGTGGTTCCTAATGGGGCTGATTATGAGTTGAAAACAAAAAATGAAGAAGGGTTAAATCTATTATATTTAGCTAATTTTTTACCCTCAAAAAGCTTTGATGACGTGCTAAAAGCAGTAGCGTTGTTAAAACAAAAAGGGATTACAAATTTTAAGCTAAATGCTGCCGGAGCTTGGGATAACGAAACCTTTAAGCAAAATTGCTTGTCTATAATTGAAGAAAATAAATTGGACAATGTAACATTGTTTAAACCACAAGCAGGAGAAGATAAAATGCAGTTGTTCGCCAACGCTGATATTTTTGTTTTTTGCCCAAAAATGCCTGAAGGACATCCATGGGTAATTGTTGAAGCCATGGCGAATAGTTTGCCGATTATTGCTACCGACCAAGGTGCAATAATAGAATCGGTAATAGATGGAGAAAACGGGTTTATAATACCTGCAGAAAAGCCAGAAATGATTGCTGAAAAATTAGAACTATTAATTACAGACAGTAATTTACGTGCTCAATTTTCGATAAAATCTAAAGCAATTTATACGGCTAATTTTACGGAAGAAAAAATGGTGGAAAATTTAAAAAGTGTATTTAAATGGATAATTGAAAGCTAGCTTTCGTATAACGTCTTTGTTGGAAACGTTTTAATGTTTCTTACATTGTGTTAAACGAAGTTAGCGTATTTTAAGGAGAAAGTCAATACATAAAAAAGTAAAACCAGCAATTTCTTTTACCTTTGTCTTTATGTGCGGAATAACAGGTTATATAGCTAATCGTAAATTACCATTAAATACTATGGTAAGCGCATTAGAGCATCGTGGTCCAGATGCTTTTGGTCTATATGAATCTACCATTAATAACAAGTTTGTTGGTTTAGGTCATACTCGATTAAGTATTTTAGATTTATCTGAAAATGGCAATCAACCTTTTGTATCTAATGACAAAAAAGTTCAATTGGTTTTCAATGGAGAAATCTACAATTTTAAAGAGTTAAAAGCAACATATTTAAAAAACGAGAGCTATAAATCGAATACCGATACTGAGGTTATTTTAAAGTTGTATCAGCAAAAAGGAATATCTTTTTTAGACTTTTTAAATGGTGATTTTGCTATCGCTATATTAGATGAGAACGAGAATAAATTTTACCTGATTAGAGATAGAGCAGGGGTAAAACCACTTTATTTTTCATTTAAAAATGAGGAGTTAATTTTTGGGTCGGAAATTAAATCTATTTTAAAAGCAGGTGTAAAAGCTGAATTGGAAATAGAAAATTTACAAAAGTATTTTGTGTTTAAATATTCTCCGGCAAATGAAACCTTGTTTAAAAATATTAATCGCTTAAAAGCTGGACATTTTGCAGTTTATGACATTAATGATTCTTCTTTTCAAATAAAAAAATATTGGGAGCCTCACCAAAAAGATAAATACAAGGGCATTAGCTTTCAAGACGCACAAATAGAAATAAAAAGTTTATTGCAAGATGCTACCGAAAAACGTTTAATTGCAGATGTTCCCGTAGGTACTTTTTTATCTGGTGGGTTGGATTCTTCCATTATTGCTTCCTTTTTAAAAGGAAATGAAAATATTATGCATTATTGTGCAAGTAAGGAAACAAAAGACCTTATTAAAGAAGGGACAACTTCCGATTTTAAATACGCTCAACAACTGGCTAATGAGTGGCATTTAAATATGACAGAAATTCCAATAGGAAGCGATAATACTAACATAGAGCAAATTAGAAATACCATTAAATATAGTGATGATTTAATTGCTGATGGCTCACAGATTCCTTCGTTTTTGATTACCCAAAAAGCTGCAGAACAATCTAAAGTTATTTTGAGTGGAATGGGTGCCGATGAAATATTTTTAGGTTATGCAGGTCATCAAATGACTTTGTTGGATGGTTGGCTTGGCAAACTTCCGTTAGATAAATTTATCGCTAAAAAATTATACAGCATTGATCAAGGAAATGGAAGGTTAAAAGCCTTTAGAAGGTACTTACATAAACTGGGTAAATATTATAATTATCCAAATTATAAATATGGTTTATATACAATTGTAGGAGATTTTGAAAATTCGCTATCAATTTTTAAAGGAGATACTGAAGCAACAAAACAAATGTTAAGTAATTATTTTCCTGAAGGAAAAGACCCTTATGAATGCTTTAAAACTTTTGAGTTTGAGAATTTTTTACAAAAAAATGTTGCTTATTTAGACAGAATGACCATGGCAAATGGAGTAGAAGGAAGAGTTCCTTTTTTAGATCATAGAGTTATAGAATTTGCTCATTCTATCCCAAGAAAATATAAATTAAGTAATTCGGGCACAACAAAAACTGTTTTAAAAGAAGCATTTAAAAACGACTTACCCAATTATGTTACCAATAGAAGAAAAGCTGGTTTTGGGATGCCTTTAAGAAGTATATTTAGTTCAGAAAAAAAGATTAACGATTTATTAGATAGAGAGTTATTAGTAAGTATTGATGGTTTTTCTATGGATGATATTGAGAAATCTATTCAGTCTCATTTATCAGGTAGAGAAGATAATTCAGCATTAATTTATGCTTTAATTTCTTTTCAGGAGTGGTACAAAATGTACATTTTAGATTAGGAGTTTTTCCTTTATGAATGTTATCTTTACATTCTATCAATTTTTAACTAAACGATTTACTGAATTCTACTTATGGATCAATTAACACAGAATTTAAAAGATGGACATATGCAGTTACTTGAAGTGCCATTTCCAGCTTTAGGTGAAGGACAAGTAATGGTAAGAAATCATTATTCGGTAATTAGTGCAGGTACAGAAGGGAAAACAGTTAAAGATGCTCGATTAAGTTATATTGGAAAAGCTAAAGCCAGACAAGAAGAAGTAAAGAAAGTAATTGCTGCCGCGAAAACGCATGGAGTAATGAAAACCTATAAAATGGTGATGAATAAGCTAGAATCACCAAATCCTATGGGGTATAGTTGTGCTGGAGAAGTCATTGCCATATCTGATGATATAAAACATTTAAAAGTGGGAGATTTTGTAGCGTGTGGAGGTCAAACTGCCAATCATTCAGAAGTTGTAGTTGTACCTAAAAATTTATGTGTTAAAATAGATAATCCAGAGGTAGTTA includes:
- the asnB gene encoding asparagine synthase (glutamine-hydrolyzing), whose protein sequence is MCGITGYIANRKLPLNTMVSALEHRGPDAFGLYESTINNKFVGLGHTRLSILDLSENGNQPFVSNDKKVQLVFNGEIYNFKELKATYLKNESYKSNTDTEVILKLYQQKGISFLDFLNGDFAIAILDENENKFYLIRDRAGVKPLYFSFKNEELIFGSEIKSILKAGVKAELEIENLQKYFVFKYSPANETLFKNINRLKAGHFAVYDINDSSFQIKKYWEPHQKDKYKGISFQDAQIEIKSLLQDATEKRLIADVPVGTFLSGGLDSSIIASFLKGNENIMHYCASKETKDLIKEGTTSDFKYAQQLANEWHLNMTEIPIGSDNTNIEQIRNTIKYSDDLIADGSQIPSFLITQKAAEQSKVILSGMGADEIFLGYAGHQMTLLDGWLGKLPLDKFIAKKLYSIDQGNGRLKAFRRYLHKLGKYYNYPNYKYGLYTIVGDFENSLSIFKGDTEATKQMLSNYFPEGKDPYECFKTFEFENFLQKNVAYLDRMTMANGVEGRVPFLDHRVIEFAHSIPRKYKLSNSGTTKTVLKEAFKNDLPNYVTNRRKAGFGMPLRSIFSSEKKINDLLDRELLVSIDGFSMDDIEKSIQSHLSGREDNSALIYALISFQEWYKMYILD
- a CDS encoding glycosyltransferase family 4 protein; amino-acid sequence: MEHKPTILILGKLPPPLMGPAIATQIILNSSLKNQFKLIHFDTRINAEVATMGKWSFSKFFKSITLYKRYKSIVKEQKPDVILVPISQTTMGFVKDAPFIFIGAKYAKVIVQLRGSNFKNWLSAAGNSTNNFVRKTLKKCEGVIVLGKNLKHLFEDFFTEEQIFVVPNGADYELKTKNEEGLNLLYLANFLPSKSFDDVLKAVALLKQKGITNFKLNAAGAWDNETFKQNCLSIIEENKLDNVTLFKPQAGEDKMQLFANADIFVFCPKMPEGHPWVIVEAMANSLPIIATDQGAIIESVIDGENGFIIPAEKPEMIAEKLELLITDSNLRAQFSIKSKAIYTANFTEEKMVENLKSVFKWIIES